The Chloroflexota bacterium DNA window CCCGAACTTTTTTCACTTGTCTGTTTTCGGTTTTCAACTGACTGAACGAATACATTAATCCTTTCAGAATTTATTGGGATATAGTATTACTTTCAAGCCTTCGCGCGCTTGTGCAACTTTGAAGGCCTGCTCAAAGTTTAATAATGGATAACGGTGTGTGACGATGGAGCATACATCGACCAGTCTTTTTTCGACCAGCCCAATCGCCCGCGGGCAGGTATGTTTCATTCGCCGCGCCGCCAATGTCGAAAACATTGACGATCCAATTCCAGCTTTCGACGAGTACTTCATCCATTTTTTGCACAGATGAAAAAGGGCGCTCACAATATCAAATCACATTAGCGTGTCCAAAATGAGTATCAGCGGTGAACCAAGCCTTTATATTCTATCCTCATTCAGGCAAAATAGAGTCAAACCGATTTATGGGAGCGTAATATCCTAAAGAAATCATGGTTTCCAATAGCACATCGGCTTCTGCTAGAGTGCATAACTGCTCTACAACTGCGAGAATCAAGATGCCAATCGTTCCCGTAACAGGTACGCTCCCCAGCGCCAAGATGAAAAAATTGTCCCAAAGCATCTTCTATTTCTCCAATTGTCAACTTGACGATTGTTAGATCGCCCCAATTATTCGACGAGCTCTTCCCAAGGGAATGCCGCGTTGATACTCCCTTTTCACCGCAGGAGTGCTGTATAATAACTCTCATGACCGATCTCTTCGACCACGCCATGCAGCAACAGATGAAACACGAAGCCCCGCTGGCAGCGCGCTTACGACCGCGCAACCTCGACGAATACGTTGGGCAGGAGCATATCATCGGTGAAGGCAAGCTAATGCGGCGCGCCATCATTGCCGATCGGTTGTTCGCTTCTATCATTTTATGGGGACCTCCAGGGACAGGCAAAACCACCCTCGCAATGGTCATCGCCAATCAGACCAAAGCACACTTCGAGACGCTTTCCGCAGTGCTGGATGGCAAACCACGCCTGCGTGAAGTTGTGGATGAAGCCATTGAGCGCAGACGGCTCTATCAGAAGAAGACGATTCTCTTCGTCGATGAAGTTCACCGCTGGAACAAGGCCCAGCAAGACGCTCTGCTACCGCATGTAGAAAACGGCACCCTGACGTTGATTGGCGCGACAACCGAGAATCCCTATTTTGAAGTGATCGGCGCGCTGGTCTCGCGCTCGCGCGTTTTCCAGTTGCGGACATTGGGCGATGAGCATGTGCGTATTCTGCTGGAACGCGCCCTGCGCGACCCCGAGCGCGGCTACGGCAACCGCAAGGTTGATCTCGCCCCAGAAGCGCGTGACCACCTTATTCATGTCTCTGGCGGCGATGCGCGTAATGCCCTCAACGCCCTGGAACTAGCCGTCGAGTCCACGCCGCCGGATGATGCTGGGGTTATTCGCATCACGCTCGATGTTGCTCAGGAATCAATCCAGCGCCGGGCGGTGCTCTACGACAAAGATGGCGATTCGCACTACGATACAATTTCGGCTTTCATCAAATCCGTGCGCGGCTCAGACCCCGATGCAGCGCTCTACTGGTTGGCGAAGATGCTCTACGCCGGGGAAGACCCGCGTTTTATCGTCCGCCGCCTGCTCATTTTAGCTGGTGAAGATATTGGTCTG harbors:
- a CDS encoding AAA family ATPase, coding for MTDLFDHAMQQQMKHEAPLAARLRPRNLDEYVGQEHIIGEGKLMRRAIIADRLFASIILWGPPGTGKTTLAMVIANQTKAHFETLSAVLDGKPRLREVVDEAIERRRLYQKKTILFVDEVHRWNKAQQDALLPHVENGTLTLIGATTENPYFEVIGALVSRSRVFQLRTLGDEHVRILLERALRDPERGYGNRKVDLAPEARDHLIHVSGGDARNALNALELAVESTPPDDAGVIRITLDVAQESIQRRAVLYDKDGDSHYDTISAFIKSVRGSDPDAALYWLAKMLYAGEDPRFIVRRLLILAGEDIGLADPLGLVVANAAAQAFEFVGMPEGIYSIVEATLYLATAPKSNSATHYFKAFQLIEKDGVGEVPNHIKDANRDAVALGHGQGYKYSHAGPGHFIPQQYLPQKVLGTYFYRPSDQGYETEVSERLERWRVAQRKALGIDKAETLPELTEDTITNIKRKHK